Proteins found in one Mesorhizobium sp. CAU 1732 genomic segment:
- a CDS encoding DUF1153 domain-containing protein, whose translation MTDLVRPRVKYVIGPDGSPLTIADLPPSNTRRWVIRRKAEVVAAVRGGLLSLEEACQRYKLTVEEFLSWQASIDEYGLAGLRTTRIQQYRH comes from the coding sequence ATGACCGATCTGGTTAGACCGCGGGTGAAATACGTCATAGGTCCTGACGGAAGCCCGCTTACGATCGCTGATCTTCCGCCGTCGAACACGCGGCGTTGGGTCATTCGACGCAAGGCGGAAGTCGTTGCAGCCGTTCGCGGTGGCTTGCTCAGTCTCGAGGAAGCCTGTCAGCGATACAAGCTGACGGTCGAGGAGTTCCTGTCCTGGCAGGCCTCGATCGACGAATACGGCCTTGCGGGCCTGCGCACCACGCGGATCCAGCAATACA